The Streptomyces sp. NBC_01197 genome window below encodes:
- a CDS encoding non-ribosomal peptide synthetase, with protein MSDDIAGFRVSPAQHHLHRLRSALTGAAPFVVRLDAELPGNVDPERLRQALLTETARHEILRTQVMAAPGVGIPVQVIADEPGIGTGEPDTADGALPVRFSIGESAGGTRRLTLAADPGVADPTTLTGLLSAALGRAGGDDEEEPVQYADVAEWFHQLLDEPETAAAQDRWRRVLAADAAEPDLPLRPAAPTDYRPETTALVLAQGPSRDIAARAAGLGISEGALTTAAWGVALGGGGNGEPLTLGVTVNGRTAPELQRAPGPYDRTVPITFPGGADTSSLARAVDTAIRQATEDSDVFRWDTVVATGDHEPYCRFSAGHLDVSALVTGDTVRGLAVTDRADRHDLRLLVVRHAQDRLELRLDYDADRCDPQTAELLVARTAAALTGFCAEPGIPLGDVVLSTGRDAELSRRYGTGETPTDTGTDNTVLDVIREHVLARPDAPAVVSHDGRLDYAGLDAAADSLATALRAAGCAPGDRVALCLDRGVLIPVAVLAILRCGAAYVPLDSRNPAERLAGMVADSGATVLLADETGQQALADADPGLPVVDPAAAWTTPADGTTVPGTPERSAYVIFTSGSTGRPKGVEITHRNLAHSTRARLSVYRPEPDSAALLIPTIAFDSSVAVLFGTLCAGGCLVVPGEKESGDPGALAQLAVEQGVTDLLCVPSLYRPLLEELAAREGVRLRRAVVAGEEFPMVLAGRHHEALPTVLLFNEYGPTEATVWCTVHQVSPERSERVPIGRPRPGVQLYVVGPDGAQVPYGARGELWIGGPSVAAGYVGSPELTAGRFLDDPFAPGPGARVYRTGDLVRYRPGGVLEFLGRTDRQVKIRGFRVELEEIESRLAAQPGVTAAAVVDRTDESGSTRLAAYVVLRAPATADSVRAAAGRALPAYMLPAIDALPELPALPNGKVDHAALRKLAPIRASAVYVAPRTPVEQALAEAWQQVLGCERVGVEDNFFDLGGDSIRVVQVRSQARRRGVLIQVTDLMRHPTIAALAPLATAVEDGGDGPSPSATELLPDAVRAGLPDEVENAWPLSSLQAGMLFHTAFERGERLLYHDVTTLRLRSTLDVPAFESAVAELCRRHAMLRVSIDLAHPAGPLQLVHRSVPAPMRVVDLRSAPAGRQRSQVDADVERERATPFVLEQAPLLRFVLHLLGEDEFQLTLAVHHAVLDGWSVTVLLTELMDCYQHAADPAAPAPPPAPAASYGRFLALEQAALEGPDGDWWARRTEDLPIGRLGGSGLADGAGEQRLGAELVPEVCEALQRVAGQAGVPVKSVLLAVHLKVLAVMTGRDDVVTGLVTNGRPEDEEGSDAMLGLFLNTLPLRTALPGGSWLDLIGHVFAEERAMLPHRWYPMSRIRQARAADSLFEAAFNYVHFHRYGELSTRGGLEVLEAAFHGDTNLPLMTDFIQDPVSGRIELSIAFDPSLYRPEFIEAMADRYRSALDAVVAAPELPHTADPLLSEAERLRLTATAHGARTAPTAGSLVPGLAAALTAAGDRTAVEAPDGSLSHRELLDAARAFGAAARTELAASATGGEPVVALLLPRGVALVTAAVGCLLAGVPFVVCDPGRRAERLRDMLLDAGAGLIVAAEPDRLGGAVPEGVSCRTPGGLSGSGTPGLDADPHPEQLAYLVFTSGSTGRPKPVAVSHRALANRVEWAQQTYPLRPDDRLLALASPVFDFAVWEVFGPLLAGACLVEAPELTDTDSSLAELLRSTRATVAHVVPSLLGGLVSDPALAEGNELRLLLVGGEAFPAPLLAELRGQLRCEVINQYGPAEATIDATFHRAGPADSGQPGRPGTGPTSGPATVPIGRPINNVSVHLLGENLVPVPPGCVGEMFIGGEAPARGYHSQPARTAEVFLPDPYSEAPGARMYRTGDLARLLPDGALEFLGRTDDQVQVNGVRVEPGEIEAVLYADGRLAEAAVVAHTTHRGGVHLVAHVAPREGVGLTPDEVLDGLTGLPDALRPGLTVVHGALPRTAGGKIDRLALRTAGLPGRPGTDRVAAATELEERLAARWSEVFDTTALGVTDDFFELGGDSILALQLVARARRDGIALTPRSIYTHRTIRALARVLSDAEPSGATAVPGQGAAALVALRADGDLPPFFCVHASNGSAAPYATLATALPSPRPFFALDAEGLAPDGPELASVAALAAHYLAQVRAQQPNGPYRLGGWSTGSAVAHEMAAQLRAAGEDVAALVLLDPSVPPRLSSPPDQADLLWLFLRDLAGLVGRPAPQLDVEQLRESGPAARRQAVLSVIRSAGLVTEEAMPEVAARLGVFGAVVSAAAVWQPARYDGPLTLMVAGDAEAAAERLSGWRRFTTGEATARAVAGSHHTMLRSPAVGGLAELLDSLLNR; from the coding sequence ATGAGCGACGACATCGCGGGCTTCCGGGTCTCCCCGGCTCAGCACCATCTGCACCGGCTCAGGTCGGCACTCACCGGGGCCGCCCCGTTCGTCGTGCGCCTCGACGCGGAGCTGCCGGGCAACGTCGACCCGGAGCGGCTGCGTCAGGCCCTGCTCACCGAGACGGCCCGCCACGAGATCCTGCGCACCCAGGTGATGGCGGCCCCGGGCGTCGGCATCCCGGTGCAGGTCATCGCGGACGAACCCGGGATCGGCACCGGCGAGCCCGACACCGCTGACGGTGCTCTCCCGGTCCGGTTCAGCATCGGCGAATCCGCCGGCGGCACCCGCCGGCTGACCCTCGCCGCCGATCCGGGGGTGGCCGACCCGACCACCCTGACGGGACTGCTCTCGGCCGCACTCGGCCGGGCGGGCGGGGACGACGAGGAGGAGCCGGTCCAGTACGCGGACGTAGCCGAGTGGTTCCATCAGCTGCTCGACGAACCGGAGACCGCAGCCGCGCAGGACCGCTGGCGACGGGTACTGGCGGCCGATGCGGCCGAGCCCGACCTGCCGCTCCGCCCGGCAGCCCCGACGGACTACCGCCCCGAGACCACCGCCCTCGTCCTCGCCCAGGGCCCGTCCCGCGACATCGCCGCACGGGCCGCCGGACTCGGCATCAGCGAAGGCGCGTTGACCACTGCGGCATGGGGCGTGGCGCTCGGCGGCGGCGGGAACGGAGAGCCGCTGACACTCGGGGTGACCGTGAACGGCCGTACCGCCCCGGAGCTCCAGCGCGCCCCGGGCCCGTACGACCGCACCGTGCCGATAACGTTCCCGGGCGGCGCGGACACCTCCTCGCTGGCCCGGGCGGTGGACACCGCGATCCGGCAGGCCACCGAGGACAGCGACGTCTTCCGGTGGGACACCGTCGTCGCGACCGGCGACCACGAACCGTACTGCCGCTTCTCGGCCGGACATCTGGACGTCTCCGCGCTGGTCACGGGCGACACGGTTCGCGGCCTGGCCGTGACCGACCGGGCGGACCGCCACGATCTGCGGCTGCTGGTGGTCCGGCACGCGCAGGACCGGCTCGAACTGCGCCTCGACTACGACGCCGACCGCTGCGATCCGCAGACCGCCGAGCTGCTCGTGGCCCGGACGGCCGCCGCGCTGACGGGGTTCTGCGCCGAGCCGGGGATCCCACTCGGCGACGTCGTGCTGAGCACCGGGCGGGACGCTGAACTGTCCCGGCGGTACGGCACCGGCGAGACTCCCACGGACACGGGCACGGACAACACGGTGCTCGACGTGATCCGTGAGCACGTACTCGCCCGCCCGGACGCCCCGGCCGTGGTGTCGCACGACGGCCGGCTCGACTACGCCGGACTCGACGCGGCGGCCGACTCGCTGGCAACCGCGCTGCGCGCGGCCGGCTGCGCGCCGGGGGACCGGGTCGCGCTCTGCCTCGACCGCGGCGTGCTGATCCCCGTGGCGGTGCTCGCGATCCTGCGCTGCGGAGCGGCCTATGTGCCGCTGGACAGCCGCAATCCGGCCGAACGCCTGGCCGGTATGGTCGCGGACTCCGGGGCCACCGTGCTGCTGGCCGACGAGACGGGACAGCAGGCCCTGGCGGACGCGGACCCCGGCCTGCCGGTGGTGGACCCGGCCGCGGCGTGGACCACCCCCGCGGACGGGACCACGGTGCCGGGCACGCCGGAGCGGTCGGCCTACGTGATCTTCACCTCGGGTTCCACCGGGCGCCCGAAGGGCGTCGAGATCACCCACCGCAATCTGGCCCACTCGACCCGGGCGCGGTTGAGCGTCTACCGGCCCGAGCCGGACAGCGCCGCACTGCTGATCCCCACGATCGCCTTCGACAGTTCCGTCGCCGTGCTGTTCGGCACGCTGTGCGCGGGCGGCTGCCTCGTGGTGCCGGGCGAGAAGGAGTCGGGCGACCCGGGCGCGCTGGCCCAGCTGGCCGTCGAGCAGGGGGTGACCGATCTGCTCTGCGTCCCCTCGCTGTACCGCCCGCTGCTGGAGGAGCTCGCCGCCCGCGAGGGGGTACGGCTACGGCGTGCCGTGGTCGCGGGCGAGGAGTTCCCCATGGTGCTGGCGGGCCGTCACCACGAGGCGCTGCCCACCGTGCTGCTGTTCAACGAGTACGGGCCGACCGAGGCCACCGTCTGGTGCACGGTCCACCAGGTGAGCCCGGAGCGCTCCGAGCGGGTGCCCATCGGCCGCCCCCGGCCGGGCGTCCAGCTGTACGTGGTCGGACCGGACGGCGCGCAGGTGCCCTACGGCGCCCGCGGTGAACTCTGGATCGGTGGCCCGAGCGTGGCGGCCGGCTACGTCGGCAGTCCGGAACTCACCGCCGGGCGCTTCCTCGACGACCCGTTCGCCCCCGGGCCCGGCGCCCGCGTCTACCGCACCGGTGACCTCGTGCGCTACCGGCCCGGCGGGGTGCTGGAGTTCCTCGGCCGCACCGACCGCCAGGTCAAGATCCGCGGCTTCCGGGTCGAGCTGGAGGAGATCGAGAGCCGGCTGGCGGCCCAGCCCGGAGTCACCGCGGCGGCCGTGGTCGACCGCACCGACGAGTCGGGCTCGACCCGGCTCGCGGCCTACGTGGTGCTGCGGGCCCCGGCAACCGCCGATTCGGTGCGGGCGGCGGCCGGACGCGCGCTTCCCGCCTACATGCTGCCCGCCATCGACGCGCTGCCCGAGCTGCCGGCCCTGCCCAACGGCAAGGTCGACCACGCCGCTCTCCGGAAGCTCGCGCCGATCCGGGCCTCGGCCGTGTACGTCGCGCCGCGCACGCCGGTCGAGCAGGCCCTCGCGGAGGCCTGGCAGCAGGTGCTGGGGTGCGAACGTGTGGGTGTCGAGGACAACTTCTTCGACCTTGGCGGCGATTCGATCCGGGTGGTCCAGGTGCGCTCGCAGGCCCGCAGGCGCGGAGTGCTCATCCAGGTCACCGACCTGATGCGGCATCCCACCATCGCGGCGCTCGCCCCGCTGGCGACCGCCGTCGAGGACGGCGGCGACGGGCCGTCCCCGAGCGCGACCGAGCTGCTGCCCGACGCCGTGCGTGCCGGGTTGCCGGACGAGGTGGAGAACGCCTGGCCGCTCTCCAGCCTCCAGGCGGGCATGCTCTTCCACACCGCCTTCGAGCGCGGTGAACGGCTGCTCTACCACGACGTCACGACGCTGCGGCTGCGCTCGACGCTCGACGTGCCGGCCTTCGAGTCGGCCGTCGCCGAGCTCTGCCGCCGCCATGCCATGCTGCGGGTTTCGATCGACCTGGCCCACCCCGCCGGGCCGCTCCAGCTGGTGCACCGGAGCGTCCCGGCCCCGATGCGCGTGGTCGACCTGCGCTCCGCCCCCGCCGGCCGGCAGCGTTCCCAGGTGGATGCCGACGTCGAGCGCGAGCGGGCGACCCCGTTCGTTCTGGAGCAGGCCCCGTTGCTGCGCTTCGTCCTCCATCTGCTCGGCGAGGACGAGTTCCAGCTGACCCTCGCCGTGCACCACGCGGTGCTCGACGGCTGGAGCGTCACCGTCCTGCTGACCGAGCTGATGGACTGCTACCAGCACGCGGCGGATCCGGCCGCACCCGCGCCGCCACCGGCTCCCGCAGCCTCCTACGGACGTTTCCTCGCCCTGGAACAGGCGGCGCTCGAAGGACCGGACGGCGACTGGTGGGCCCGTCGGACGGAGGATCTGCCGATCGGCCGGCTCGGCGGCAGCGGCCTGGCCGACGGCGCCGGCGAGCAGCGGCTGGGAGCGGAGCTCGTGCCGGAGGTCTGTGAGGCACTGCAGCGGGTCGCCGGGCAGGCCGGTGTACCGGTCAAGAGCGTGCTGCTGGCCGTCCACCTCAAGGTGCTGGCGGTGATGACCGGACGCGACGACGTGGTGACCGGTCTGGTCACCAACGGCCGCCCCGAGGACGAGGAGGGCTCCGACGCGATGCTCGGGCTCTTCCTCAACACCCTGCCGCTGCGGACCGCGCTGCCCGGGGGCAGCTGGCTCGACCTCATCGGGCATGTCTTCGCGGAGGAGCGGGCGATGCTCCCGCACCGGTGGTACCCGATGAGCCGGATCCGGCAGGCCCGGGCGGCGGACTCACTGTTCGAGGCCGCGTTCAACTACGTGCACTTCCACCGCTACGGCGAACTGTCCACCCGCGGCGGGCTGGAGGTGCTGGAGGCCGCATTCCACGGTGACACCAACCTGCCGCTGATGACGGACTTCATCCAGGACCCGGTCAGCGGCCGGATCGAGCTGTCGATCGCCTTCGACCCCTCCCTCTACCGCCCGGAGTTCATCGAGGCGATGGCCGACCGGTACCGCTCGGCGCTGGACGCGGTCGTCGCGGCACCGGAACTGCCGCACACGGCGGACCCGCTGCTGTCGGAAGCCGAACGGCTCCGCCTCACCGCCACCGCGCACGGCGCGAGGACGGCGCCGACCGCAGGCAGCCTGGTGCCGGGGCTGGCAGCCGCGCTCACGGCGGCCGGTGACCGTACGGCAGTCGAGGCGCCCGACGGGTCCCTCAGCCACCGGGAACTACTCGATGCGGCAAGGGCGTTCGGCGCTGCGGCCCGTACCGAGCTGGCCGCCTCCGCGACCGGCGGGGAGCCGGTCGTCGCCCTGCTGCTGCCGCGCGGCGTGGCACTGGTAACCGCTGCCGTCGGCTGTCTGCTGGCCGGTGTGCCATTCGTGGTCTGCGACCCGGGCCGGCGGGCCGAGCGGCTGCGGGACATGCTCCTGGACGCCGGGGCCGGTCTGATCGTCGCCGCCGAACCGGACCGGCTCGGGGGAGCCGTGCCCGAGGGCGTGTCCTGCCGTACGCCGGGCGGGCTGAGCGGCTCCGGCACGCCGGGCCTGGATGCCGATCCGCACCCGGAGCAGCTGGCCTACCTGGTGTTCACCTCGGGCAGCACCGGCCGCCCGAAGCCGGTGGCGGTCTCGCACCGCGCACTGGCCAACCGGGTCGAGTGGGCGCAACAGACCTACCCGCTGCGGCCCGATGACCGGCTTCTCGCCCTGGCCTCTCCCGTGTTCGACTTCGCCGTCTGGGAAGTGTTCGGCCCGCTGCTGGCCGGCGCCTGCCTGGTCGAGGCCCCCGAACTCACGGACACCGACAGCAGCCTCGCCGAGCTGCTGCGCAGCACCCGGGCGACGGTCGCACATGTCGTGCCGTCGCTGCTGGGCGGGCTGGTGAGCGATCCCGCGCTGGCCGAGGGCAACGAACTGCGGTTGCTGCTCGTGGGCGGCGAGGCGTTCCCCGCCCCCCTGCTGGCGGAGCTCCGCGGGCAGCTCCGATGCGAGGTGATCAACCAGTACGGACCGGCGGAGGCGACGATCGACGCCACGTTCCACCGGGCCGGGCCGGCAGACTCCGGGCAGCCCGGCCGGCCGGGCACCGGGCCGACCAGCGGGCCGGCCACTGTGCCGATCGGACGGCCGATCAACAACGTCTCGGTCCACCTGCTCGGTGAGAACCTCGTCCCGGTGCCGCCCGGCTGCGTAGGCGAGATGTTCATCGGCGGAGAGGCGCCCGCCCGCGGGTACCACAGCCAGCCGGCCCGCACCGCCGAAGTGTTTCTGCCCGACCCGTACTCGGAGGCCCCGGGTGCCCGGATGTACCGGACCGGGGACCTGGCCCGGCTGCTGCCGGACGGCGCGCTGGAATTCCTCGGCCGCACCGACGACCAGGTCCAGGTGAACGGCGTACGGGTGGAGCCGGGCGAGATCGAGGCCGTTCTGTACGCGGACGGGCGGCTGGCGGAGGCCGCGGTGGTCGCACACACCACACACCGCGGTGGCGTGCATCTGGTGGCCCATGTGGCGCCCCGCGAGGGCGTCGGCCTGACGCCCGACGAGGTGCTCGACGGCCTGACCGGGCTGCCCGACGCGCTGCGTCCTGGGCTCACCGTGGTCCACGGCGCCCTGCCGCGCACCGCCGGCGGCAAGATCGACCGGCTGGCACTGAGGACGGCCGGGCTGCCCGGCCGTCCCGGGACCGACCGGGTGGCGGCAGCCACGGAGCTCGAAGAACGGCTTGCGGCCCGGTGGTCGGAGGTCTTCGACACCACCGCCCTCGGCGTGACCGACGACTTCTTCGAACTCGGCGGTGACTCCATCCTCGCCCTGCAGCTGGTGGCCCGGGCCCGGCGCGACGGAATCGCGCTGACGCCCCGGTCGATCTACACCCACCGCACCATCCGGGCCCTGGCCCGGGTACTGAGCGATGCGGAACCCTCCGGGGCCACAGCGGTGCCGGGCCAGGGGGCCGCCGCGCTGGTGGCGCTGCGCGCGGACGGCGACCTGCCGCCCTTCTTCTGCGTACATGCCAGCAACGGCTCCGCCGCCCCCTACGCGACGCTCGCCACCGCGCTCCCCAGCCCCAGGCCGTTCTTCGCCCTGGACGCTGAAGGGCTGGCACCGGATGGCCCGGAGCTGGCCTCGGTAGCCGCTCTTGCCGCGCACTATCTGGCTCAGGTGCGCGCCCAGCAGCCGAACGGCCCCTACCGGCTCGGTGGTTGGTCGACCGGCTCGGCGGTCGCCCACGAGATGGCCGCCCAGCTCAGGGCGGCGGGTGAAGACGTCGCCGCGCTGGTCCTGCTCGACCCGTCGGTGCCACCGAGGCTTTCCTCTCCGCCGGACCAGGCCGACCTGCTGTGGCTGTTCCTGAGAGACCTGGCGGGGCTGGTCGGCCGTCCGGCACCACAGCTCGACGTCGAGCAACTGAGGGAGTCAGGCCCGGCCGCCCGGCGCCAGGCCGTGCTGTCCGTGATCCGCTCGGCCGGGCTGGTGACGGAGGAGGCGATGCCCGAGGTGGCCGCCCGGCTGGGAGTCTTCGGCGCGGTGGTCTCGGCCGCCGCCGTATGGCAACCGGCCCGCTATGACGGCCCGTTGACCCTCATGGTGGCCGGGGACGCCGAGGCGGCAGCGGAACGGCTGTCCGGCTGGCGTCGGTTCACCACCGGGGAGGCCACCGCCCGGGCGGTGGCGGGCAGTCACCACACCATGTTGCGGTCGCCCGCGGTCGGCGGACTGGCCGAGCTGCTCGACAGCCTGCTGAACCGGTAA